The Methylacidimicrobium sp. B4 genome contains a region encoding:
- a CDS encoding OmpH family outer membrane protein encodes MKPGLLFLSALLLSASLAGAQQLKIATFDFQKAFSEYYKTKDAEAELQARVATFKKEDQERTNDYRKIAEEAQKLQDGAQDKTLSEAARQERLKAFQAKVQEVQNLQRAIQEFRTTRGRELEERSQRIRQGLIDEITKIVVDVGAKDKYTLVIDKTGRSLNGTPVLLYSQDLPDITEEVVRAINATKGAAPKAASAHP; translated from the coding sequence ATGAAACCAGGATTGCTCTTCTTATCGGCTCTGCTTCTTTCCGCATCGCTTGCCGGTGCGCAACAACTCAAGATTGCTACCTTCGACTTCCAAAAAGCCTTTAGCGAATACTACAAGACGAAGGACGCGGAGGCGGAGCTCCAAGCCCGCGTAGCCACGTTCAAGAAGGAAGACCAAGAGCGGACCAACGACTACCGGAAGATTGCCGAAGAGGCCCAGAAGCTCCAGGACGGCGCCCAGGACAAGACCCTTTCCGAGGCGGCACGCCAGGAGAGGCTGAAGGCCTTCCAGGCCAAGGTGCAGGAGGTGCAAAACCTGCAGCGGGCGATTCAGGAGTTTCGCACCACCCGCGGCCGCGAGCTCGAAGAGCGTTCGCAGCGCATCCGGCAGGGGCTCATCGACGAAATTACCAAGATCGTCGTCGATGTCGGAGCCAAGGACAAGTATACCCTGGTGATCGACAAGACCGGCCGGAGCCTCAATGGCACTCCGGTACTCCTCTATTCCCAGGATCTTCCTGACATCACCGAGGAGGTCGTTCGGGCGATCAACGCGACCAAGGGGGCGGCCCCCAAGGCGGCCTCCGCCCATCCATGA
- the lpxD gene encoding UDP-3-O-(3-hydroxymyristoyl)glucosamine N-acyltransferase codes for MASFLLGELADLVDGEVHGERKTAIRGVASLESAEEGEISFYANPRYEKAARQTKASALLVKRDLSGDFPCALVRVESPSLAFSKVVALFAPPPIPYPPGVHPTAVVAPEAWLGPGVHVGPQAVLEAGVHAGAGTIIGAGCFIGAETVLGEQCFLHPRVVVRERCRIGKRVILHCGAVIGSDGFGYEFSGGRHRKIPQIGTVQLDDDVEVGANATIDRGRFGKTWIQEGCKIDNLVQVAHNVVLGPHCLIVAQTGISGSTTLGSRVTLAGQVGLAGHLHIGDGAVITAQSGITKDVPPGAVLSGRHGRPANDALRLEALYLRLPEIWHRLRELEKRIGTGADGFEPLSHSGRP; via the coding sequence GTGGCATCTTTCCTGCTGGGAGAATTGGCCGACCTGGTTGACGGCGAAGTCCACGGGGAAAGAAAGACGGCCATCCGGGGAGTCGCCTCCCTGGAGTCGGCGGAAGAGGGCGAGATCTCCTTCTACGCAAACCCCAGGTACGAGAAGGCGGCACGCCAGACCAAGGCATCGGCGCTCCTGGTGAAGCGGGATCTTTCCGGAGACTTCCCGTGCGCCTTGGTTCGCGTCGAGTCACCCTCCCTGGCCTTTTCCAAGGTGGTCGCGCTCTTCGCTCCCCCTCCGATTCCGTATCCGCCGGGCGTCCATCCGACGGCGGTGGTCGCACCTGAAGCCTGGCTCGGGCCGGGGGTCCACGTCGGCCCCCAAGCCGTCCTCGAAGCCGGTGTGCATGCGGGTGCGGGCACCATCATCGGCGCCGGTTGCTTTATCGGTGCCGAGACCGTCCTGGGAGAGCAGTGCTTCCTCCACCCCCGCGTCGTCGTCCGCGAGCGGTGCAGGATTGGCAAGCGCGTGATCCTCCATTGTGGTGCCGTGATCGGCTCCGACGGCTTTGGCTACGAATTTTCCGGCGGCCGCCATCGGAAGATTCCGCAGATCGGAACGGTTCAGCTCGACGACGACGTCGAGGTCGGGGCGAATGCCACGATTGACCGGGGACGCTTCGGCAAGACCTGGATCCAGGAAGGCTGCAAGATCGACAATCTCGTCCAGGTCGCCCATAACGTCGTCCTGGGACCTCACTGCCTGATTGTTGCCCAGACGGGCATTTCCGGCAGCACGACCCTCGGATCGCGCGTCACGCTCGCCGGCCAAGTCGGCCTCGCGGGCCATCTCCATATCGGCGACGGTGCGGTCATCACCGCCCAATCGGGCATCACCAAGGACGTGCCCCCCGGAGCGGTTCTCTCGGGCCGCCATGGGCGGCCTGCGAACGACGCCCTCCGGCTGGAAGCCCTCTATCTCCGACTCCCCGAAATCTGGCATCGGCTCCGGGAGCTGGAAAAGCGGATCGGGACAGGAGCCGACGGCTTCGAACCTCTCTCCCATTCAGGCCGCCCATGA
- a CDS encoding homoserine dehydrogenase, with protein MNALRIGLVGLGTVGTSVWKNLRSQEELLFRRCGKALRIEKVAEKDRERARTAGVPDSQWTSDWRDLALDPSLDVVVELIGGTGIAAEVIRESLSHGKDVVTANKALLAERGKELTTLAAERGRRLLFEASVAGGIPLLLALREGLIANEILSLHGIINGTCNYLLSAMASRGLPYREALREAKELGYAEADESLDVAGHDTAHKAVLLSALAYGFWPRLEEVHTEGIQHIDPLDLHFAQELGYSLKLLAILRSHATSGEIEVRVHPTLLRKGHLLSSVSGVFNAVAVWGDVVGETLFYGRGAGGDPTSSAVLSDLASLASGEATVREVAASSVWQAALSLRPMARIFSRYYVRFLVEDRPGVLAEIARVFAAEKISISSVIQPEGHRGETVPLIVLLHRSREADVQRACRIIETLPTVKEPAILLRVEDLDPEEEQAS; from the coding sequence ATGAATGCGCTGCGGATCGGCCTGGTCGGACTGGGGACAGTCGGAACCAGCGTCTGGAAAAATCTTCGCTCTCAGGAAGAGCTCCTCTTCCGGCGCTGCGGGAAAGCGCTCCGCATCGAAAAGGTAGCGGAGAAGGACCGCGAACGGGCTCGAACAGCCGGCGTTCCCGATTCCCAGTGGACCAGCGACTGGCGGGATCTGGCGCTCGACCCTTCCTTGGACGTCGTGGTCGAGCTCATCGGGGGGACCGGGATCGCCGCCGAAGTCATCCGGGAAAGCCTCTCCCACGGAAAGGATGTGGTCACCGCAAACAAGGCACTCCTGGCGGAACGGGGAAAGGAGCTCACCACCCTCGCCGCCGAACGGGGCAGGCGCCTTCTCTTCGAGGCGAGCGTCGCTGGCGGCATCCCTCTGCTCTTGGCACTGAGGGAGGGATTGATCGCCAATGAGATCCTTTCCCTTCACGGCATCATCAACGGGACCTGCAATTACCTCCTTTCCGCCATGGCCTCCCGCGGTCTTCCGTACCGGGAAGCGCTTCGGGAGGCGAAGGAGCTCGGCTACGCGGAAGCCGACGAGAGCCTCGACGTCGCCGGTCATGACACCGCCCACAAAGCGGTCCTGCTCTCGGCTCTTGCCTACGGCTTCTGGCCGCGGCTCGAAGAGGTTCATACCGAAGGGATCCAGCACATCGACCCGCTCGACCTCCATTTTGCTCAGGAGCTCGGATACAGCCTGAAGCTCCTTGCGATCCTCCGCAGTCACGCGACGAGCGGCGAGATCGAGGTGCGCGTTCATCCGACCCTCCTCCGAAAAGGCCACCTCCTGAGCTCGGTGAGCGGCGTCTTCAACGCGGTTGCCGTCTGGGGAGACGTGGTCGGCGAAACCCTCTTCTACGGCCGCGGAGCGGGCGGGGACCCCACGTCGAGCGCTGTCCTGAGTGATCTTGCATCCCTCGCCTCGGGGGAGGCCACCGTCCGGGAGGTTGCCGCTTCCTCGGTCTGGCAGGCTGCACTCTCGCTGCGACCGATGGCGCGGATCTTTTCCCGTTACTACGTTCGCTTTCTTGTGGAAGATCGGCCTGGCGTCCTGGCTGAGATCGCTCGCGTCTTCGCCGCGGAGAAGATCAGCATCTCCTCGGTCATCCAGCCCGAAGGGCATCGAGGAGAAACCGTCCCGCTCATCGTCCTGCTCCATCGCTCCCGGGAAGCCGACGTGCAGCGGGCCTGCCGGATCATCGAAACCCTTCCCACCGTGAAAGAGCCGGCGATTCTCCTGCGCGTGGAAGATCTCGACCCGGAAGAGGAACAAGCCTCATGA
- the thrC gene encoding threonine synthase: MRPWAGVIAAYRDRLALPEGTPDCTLLEGNTPLVPSVALQRSLPGNLAIFFKYEGLNPTGSFKDRGMVVAFARALARKARVCLCASTGNTAASAAAYAARSGLRCIVLLPEGSIARGKLAQAAMHGATIVSISGPFDNAMRMAQELVRQRPEIELVNSVNPFRIEGQKTAAFEISDTLGDAPDFHFLPVGNAGNITAYWKGYREYADAGRIARLPRMVGFQAAGAAPIVEGRVIPDPQTVASAIRIGNPASWKGALAAASDSGGWFGSVTDDEILDAYQFLAREEGLFVEPASAAGVAGLRKVAAQGRIPPGSHIVITLTGHGLKDPDMAARVAAPKPISIGPTLAELVHAIEG, encoded by the coding sequence ATGAGGCCATGGGCGGGTGTGATCGCAGCGTATCGGGATCGCCTTGCGCTCCCGGAGGGAACCCCCGATTGTACCCTCCTGGAGGGCAATACCCCGCTCGTCCCTTCCGTGGCGCTGCAGAGGAGCCTGCCGGGAAACCTCGCCATCTTCTTCAAGTACGAAGGCCTCAACCCGACCGGCTCGTTCAAGGACCGCGGCATGGTCGTGGCGTTCGCCCGGGCCCTGGCGCGGAAGGCTCGCGTCTGCCTCTGTGCCAGCACCGGCAACACGGCGGCGTCGGCGGCCGCCTATGCGGCCCGCTCCGGTCTCCGCTGCATCGTCCTCCTTCCCGAGGGGAGCATCGCCCGTGGGAAGCTCGCACAGGCCGCGATGCACGGAGCCACGATCGTTTCGATTTCCGGCCCCTTCGACAATGCGATGCGGATGGCGCAGGAGCTCGTGCGGCAGCGGCCTGAGATCGAGCTCGTCAACTCAGTCAACCCCTTCCGGATCGAAGGCCAGAAGACGGCCGCCTTCGAAATCTCCGACACCCTGGGTGACGCTCCCGACTTCCACTTCCTGCCCGTCGGCAACGCGGGCAACATCACGGCCTACTGGAAGGGCTACCGGGAGTACGCGGATGCGGGGAGAATTGCACGGTTGCCGCGGATGGTCGGCTTTCAGGCGGCGGGAGCGGCTCCGATCGTGGAGGGACGAGTCATCCCCGATCCGCAGACCGTCGCTTCGGCGATCCGCATTGGCAACCCTGCGAGCTGGAAGGGAGCCCTCGCCGCGGCAAGCGACTCGGGCGGATGGTTCGGCTCGGTCACCGACGACGAGATCCTCGATGCCTATCAATTCCTCGCCCGGGAGGAGGGCCTCTTCGTCGAACCCGCTTCCGCGGCGGGAGTGGCGGGACTTCGCAAGGTGGCCGCGCAGGGGCGCATCCCCCCCGGGAGCCACATCGTCATCACCTTGACCGGCCACGGACTCAAGGATCCGGACATGGCCGCGCGTGTCGCCGCTCCCAAGCCGATCTCGATCGGACCGACGCTCGCCGAGCTTGTGCACGCGATCGAGGGATGA
- a CDS encoding aconitase family protein: protein MTLTEQLLARASGKRTVSPGDNIWVSVDLLLTHDICGPGTIGVFRREFGKSARVWDPRKVVIIPDHYIFTSDSQSNRNVDLLREFAREQQLPYFYDVIDDATGHWQFDPSRGPLARQYGDRYGGVCHAAAPERGHVRPGEIFLGTDSHTCTAGAFNLFATGIGNTDAGFVLGTGKLLLKVPPTLRFRLEGALPKGVMAKDVILEIIGRMGFDGATYCAMEFDGPGVASLSIEDRMTIANMAIEAGGKNGIFPADEKTLDFVRQSCTRNGTYPTFAPVEPDPGARVLSEQTIDLSTLEPTVAQPPNPGNRELAERLSSVRIDRAYLGSCTGGKLSDFLAFAQILEGRQVAVETFAVPATPNVAAALHQQQIGGKSVWEILSSAGVRLTENASCAACLGGPMDTFGRLDRPMVCISATNRNFPGRMGHKESKVYLASPYTVAASALTGRITDPREYLPS, encoded by the coding sequence ATGACCCTCACCGAACAACTTCTCGCCCGAGCCAGCGGAAAAAGGACGGTTTCTCCTGGAGACAACATCTGGGTGAGCGTCGACCTGCTCCTTACCCATGACATCTGTGGCCCGGGAACCATCGGCGTCTTTCGGCGGGAATTCGGCAAATCGGCTCGGGTCTGGGACCCGCGCAAGGTCGTCATCATCCCCGATCATTACATCTTCACTTCCGATTCCCAGTCGAACCGCAACGTCGACCTCCTGCGCGAATTCGCCCGCGAGCAGCAGCTGCCCTACTTCTACGACGTGATCGATGACGCGACCGGGCACTGGCAGTTCGACCCCTCTCGAGGCCCTCTGGCCCGCCAGTACGGCGATCGCTACGGAGGCGTCTGCCATGCCGCCGCTCCCGAGCGCGGCCACGTCCGGCCGGGGGAGATCTTCCTGGGCACCGACAGCCACACCTGCACCGCCGGGGCCTTCAACCTTTTTGCCACCGGCATCGGGAACACTGATGCCGGCTTCGTCCTGGGTACGGGGAAACTGCTCCTCAAGGTCCCCCCCACCCTGCGCTTCCGCCTGGAAGGCGCGCTTCCCAAGGGAGTCATGGCGAAGGACGTGATTCTTGAGATCATCGGGCGGATGGGATTCGATGGGGCGACTTACTGCGCCATGGAGTTCGACGGCCCCGGGGTCGCCAGCCTTTCGATCGAGGACCGGATGACCATCGCGAACATGGCGATCGAGGCGGGGGGCAAGAACGGCATCTTTCCCGCCGACGAGAAGACCCTCGATTTCGTGCGGCAAAGCTGCACACGCAACGGCACCTATCCGACATTCGCACCGGTGGAACCCGATCCGGGAGCACGTGTTCTCTCCGAGCAGACCATCGATCTTTCTACCCTTGAGCCGACCGTCGCCCAACCGCCCAACCCCGGCAACCGGGAGCTCGCGGAGCGTCTCTCCTCGGTGCGGATCGACCGCGCCTACCTCGGCTCCTGCACGGGCGGAAAGCTCTCCGACTTTCTCGCCTTTGCACAGATCCTCGAGGGCAGGCAGGTGGCGGTGGAGACCTTCGCCGTCCCCGCCACGCCGAATGTCGCGGCCGCGCTCCACCAGCAACAGATCGGTGGGAAGAGCGTCTGGGAGATCCTGAGCTCCGCCGGCGTCCGCCTCACCGAGAACGCCTCGTGCGCCGCCTGCCTGGGCGGACCCATGGACACCTTCGGGCGGCTCGACCGGCCGATGGTCTGCATTTCGGCGACCAACCGGAACTTTCCGGGACGGATGGGCCACAAGGAATCCAAGGTCTACCTGGCTTCCCCCTACACCGTCGCCGCCTCCGCGCTGACCGGACGAATCACCGATCCACGGGAATACCTGCCTTCGTGA